The Xanthomonas rydalmerensis genomic interval GTCACCACCATCGCACTGGCCTATGCCGAGCTGGGCGCGATGTTTCCCGAGTCCGGCGGCATGGTCCGCTACAGCCACTACTCGCACGGCTCGCTGGTCGGCTTCATTGCCGGCTGGGCCAACTGGATCGCGATCGTGTCGGTGATCCCGGTGGAGGCCGAGGCCTCGGTGCAGTACATGGCGTCCTGGCCGTGGCAGTGGGCGCAGGACCTGTACGTGCAGCAGCCCGGCGGCGCCGGCGAGCTGTCGGTGCCCGGCCTGTGCATCGCCGCAGTGCTGGTGCTGGCGTACTTCCTGCTGAACTTCTGGAGCGTGAAGCTGTTCGCGCGCTCCAACAGCCTGATCACCGTGTTCAAGCTGGTGGTGCCGGCGCTGACCGGCATTGCGCTGATCGCCAGCGGCTTCCACAGCGAGAACTTCAGCGTCGGCCTGCACGGCGGCAGCCACACCATCGACTTCGCTGCGGTGCTGACCGCGGTGGCCACCGCCGGCATCGTATTCAGCTTCAACGGCTTCCAGAGCCCGGTGAATCTGGCCGGCGAGGCACGCAATCCCGGGCGCAGCATCCCGTTCGCGGTGCTCGGCTCGATCGCGCTGGCCACGGTGGTCTACGTGCTGCTTCAGGTCGCGTACCTGGGCGCGGTGCCGCCGGACCTGCTGGCCAAGGCCGGCTGGCACGGCATCGACTTCCGCTCGCCGTTCGCGCAGCTGGCGATCATCGTCAACCTGCACTGGCTGGCGATGCTGCTGTACGTGGACGCCTTCATCAGCCCCAGCGGTACCGGCATCACCTACACCGCCACCACCGCACGGATGATCTACGGCATGGAGCGCAACGGCACCATGCCCAAGGTGCTGGGCCGGATCCATCCGACCTGGGGCGTGCCGCGGCCGGCGATGTTCTTCAACCTGCTGGTGTCCTACCTGTTCCTGTTCT includes:
- a CDS encoding APC family permease, with protein sequence MTHSALRRDVGPFALMLTGLGSIIGSGWLFGAWRAAGLAGPGAIWAWVLGAAIVTTIALAYAELGAMFPESGGMVRYSHYSHGSLVGFIAGWANWIAIVSVIPVEAEASVQYMASWPWQWAQDLYVQQPGGAGELSVPGLCIAAVLVLAYFLLNFWSVKLFARSNSLITVFKLVVPALTGIALIASGFHSENFSVGLHGGSHTIDFAAVLTAVATAGIVFSFNGFQSPVNLAGEARNPGRSIPFAVLGSIALATVVYVLLQVAYLGAVPPDLLAKAGWHGIDFRSPFAQLAIIVNLHWLAMLLYVDAFISPSGTGITYTATTARMIYGMERNGTMPKVLGRIHPTWGVPRPAMFFNLLVSYLFLFFFRGWGTLAAVISVATIISYLTGPISAMALRKHAPEMHRPLRIAGLPVLAAAAFVLATELLYWARWPLTGEIILLMLVALPVYAYYQQRDGWKDFRRHLRGASWLIAYLPTIALLSWAGSTTFGGHGYLSYGPDLVVVGVVALGFYFWGVRAGWRTPSLQQASAG